The proteins below come from a single Desulfomonilaceae bacterium genomic window:
- a CDS encoding type II toxin-antitoxin system HicA family toxin, translated as MNSKQRQTLEDVFFHPVRSGIRWEDIENLLIAVGATIKEAEGSRITVTLNEVYAVFHRPHPRPTTDKGAVKSVRRFLINAGVSPDEYT; from the coding sequence ATGAATAGCAAACAGCGTCAAACACTGGAGGATGTTTTCTTTCACCCTGTCCGATCAGGAATCCGATGGGAGGATATCGAAAACCTGCTGATAGCTGTAGGCGCTACCATTAAAGAGGCGGAAGGCTCAAGAATAACTGTTACACTCAACGAAGTGTACGCCGTATTTCACAGGCCCCACCCTCGACCAACAACTGACAAGGGGGCCGTGAAAAGTGTAAGACGTTTCTTGATCAACGCGGGAGTGAGTCCAGATGAATATACTTAG
- a CDS encoding type II toxin-antitoxin system HicB family antitoxin has protein sequence MNILRYKGYVGVFDFDPEAKLFHGDVVGIRDVVTFQGQSVTELEQALKDSVDIYLKLCNETGKKPDKPYSGEIKLRLGQELHREVATAAALSGLSLNAWMKKALERQAQETLGE, from the coding sequence ATGAATATACTTAGGTACAAGGGGTATGTTGGAGTTTTCGATTTTGACCCTGAAGCCAAACTGTTTCATGGTGACGTAGTCGGCATCCGGGATGTGGTGACATTCCAAGGCCAGTCCGTGACGGAATTGGAGCAGGCGCTTAAAGACTCTGTGGACATCTATCTAAAGCTATGTAACGAGACAGGGAAGAAACCTGACAAGCCTTACTCTGGTGAAATTAAGCTCCGCCTAGGACAGGAACTTCATAGGGAGGTGGCTACCGCAGCAGCGCTGTCAGGTTTGAGCCTCAACGCATGGATGAAAAAGGCGCTTGAACGACAGGCTCAAGAAACTTTGGGAGAGTAG